One window of Perca flavescens isolate YP-PL-M2 chromosome 6, PFLA_1.0, whole genome shotgun sequence genomic DNA carries:
- the LOC114556590 gene encoding myelin-associated glycoprotein-like isoform X1 — MTTKLSMTANCIVIGMQRITPQKSQRNMDTKIMIFCLLVAAIISPVFTEEWRASVVKELDALVTSCVVVPCSFTHPKEKLPTSRLRGIWHLSTDKNKRIYYEDSMQVLENFSVRTKLVGHLGQNNCSLEMTNIKDHDNGPFCFRIELERKKDSFSFVKSCVEFRMLCMSQTFQNVINLY, encoded by the exons atgacaacaaaactgtccatGACCGCAAACTGTATTGTAATTGGCATGCAA CGTATTACACCACAAAAATCTCAGAGAAATATGGACACAAAGATAATGATATTCTGTCTGCTTGTGGCAG CTATTATCAGCCCTGTGTTTACTGAAGAATGGAGGGCCAGTGTTGTAAAAGAACTTGACGCCCTGGTCACATCCTGTGTTGTGGTACCCTGTTCATTCACCCATCCTAAAGAGAAGCTGCCCACCTCCAGACTCAGAGGGATCTGGCATCTTTCAACTGATAAAAACAAACGCATCTATTACGAGGATAGCATGCAGGTCTTGGAAAACTTTAGCGTCCGCACAAAGTTGGTGGGACATCTGGGTCAGAACAACTGCTCTTTAGAAATGACTAACATTAAAGATCATGACAACGGCCCTTTCTGTTTCCGGATCGAACTAGAACGAAAAAAGGACTCTTTCTCCTTTGTGAAGAGTTGTGTCGAGTTCAGAATGCTCTGCATGTCACAGACTTTCCAAAATGTCATAAATCTATACTGA
- the LOC114556590 gene encoding uncharacterized protein LOC114556590 isoform X2 yields the protein MTTKLSMTANCIVIGMQRITPQKSQRNMDTKIMIFCLLVAAIISPVFTEEWRASVVKELDALVTSCVVVPCSFTHPKEKLPTSRLRGIWHLSTDKNKRIYYEDSMQVILRILH from the exons atgacaacaaaactgtccatGACCGCAAACTGTATTGTAATTGGCATGCAA CGTATTACACCACAAAAATCTCAGAGAAATATGGACACAAAGATAATGATATTCTGTCTGCTTGTGGCAG CTATTATCAGCCCTGTGTTTACTGAAGAATGGAGGGCCAGTGTTGTAAAAGAACTTGACGCCCTGGTCACATCCTGTGTTGTGGTACCCTGTTCATTCACCCATCCTAAAGAGAAGCTGCCCACCTCCAGACTCAGAGGGATCTGGCATCTTTCAACTGATAAAAACAAACGCATCTATTACGAGGATAGCATGCAG GTGATCCTCCGAATCCTACACTGA
- the LOC114556550 gene encoding uncharacterized protein LOC114556550, whose amino-acid sequence MDTKRMIFCLLVAAIISPVFTEEWRASVVKELDALVTSCVVVPCSFTHPKKKLPTSRLRGIWHLPTDKNKRIYYEDSMQVLENFRGRTKLLGHLGQNNCSLEMANITDHDNGPFCFRIELARTETDTSTVDKFSFVESCVTFKMLPDPPNPKLSHLKTAIQDRPYTITCSVRNTCPSHVPKLTWSRGTADDVIEVHKETGFGYWEAESILTIIPEEKDDHSDVTCTAQFNGPKTSSATVTLNVKRTENYNHIIIPTVAAIGTAVIFAVFCIFMVKRYKLSRSSCLIELNSRLADTAVIRQIAVKSAQRSKDKDSKMMIFSLFLAAIISPVFTEEWRASVVKELDALVTSCVVVPCSFTHPKEKLPTSRLRGIWHLSTDRNQRIYYDDSTQVLENFRGRTKLVGQLGQSNCSLEMTNIRDHDNGPFCFRIELARTESDTSTVDKFSFVESCVTFKMLPDPPNPTLSHKKTATQDRPYTITCSVRHTCPSHVPKLTWSRGTADDVIEVHKETGFGYWEAESILTIVPKEKDDQSDVTCTAQFNGPKTSSATVTLNVKRTENYNHIIIPTVAVFGTAVIFAVFCIFMVKKYKKHIAELQNQEDSAWNNFRLQTVSKMRSGFQSAQQVFKMDEPDHLSFKVGASTDKPETFQPKHISCHG is encoded by the exons ATGGACACAAAGAGAATGATATTCTGTCTGCTTGTGGCAG CTATTATCAGCCCTGTGTTTACTGAAGAATGGAGGGCCAGTGTTGTAAAAGAACTTGACGCCCTGGTCACATCCTGTGTTGTGGTACCCTGTTCATTCACCCATCCTAAAAAGAAGCTGCCCACCTCCAGACTCAGAGGGATCTGGCATCTTCCAACTGATAAAAACAAACGCATCTATTACGAGGATAGCATGCAGGTCTTGGAAAACTTTAGGGGCCGCACAAAGTTGTTGGGACATCTGGGTCAGAACAACTGCTCTTTAGAAATGGCTAACATTACAGATCATGACAACGGCCCTTTCTGTTTCCGGATCGAACTAGCACGAACAGAGACTGATACATCCACCGTTGACAAGTTCTCCTTTGTGGAGAGTTGTGTCACGTTCAAAATGCTCC CTGATCCTCCGAATCCTAAACTGAGTCACCTAAAGACGGCCATTCAAGATCGTCCCTACACTATCACCTGTTCAGTCCGCAACACCTGCCCCTCCCATGTGCCTAAACTCACATGGAGTAGAGGCACAGCAGATGATGTAATAGAGGTCCACAAGGAAACTGGTTTTGGCTACTGGGAGGCCGAGTCCATCCTGACCATCATTCCTGAGGAGAAGGATGATCACAGTGATGTCACCTGTACAGCACAATTTAATGGACCGAAGACATCATCTGCAACAGTGACACTCAATGTAAAAC GTACAGAAAACTATAACCACATCATCATTCCCACGGTGGCAGCGATTGGTACAGCTGTGATCTTTGCAGTCTTCTGCATTTTCATGGTGAAAAGATACAA ACTGTCTCGCAG TTCGTGTCTTATTGAACTGAATTCCAGGCTAGCAGATACAGCTGTGATCCGCCAGATAGCAGTAAAATCAG CTCAAAGAAGTAAGGACAAAGACAGCAAGATGATGATATTCTCTCTGTTCCTGGCAG CTATTATCAGCCCTGTGTTTACTGAAGAATGGAGGGCCAGTGTTGTAAAAGAACTTGACGCCCTGGTCACATCCTGTGTTGTGGTACCCTGTTCATTCACCCATCCTAAAGAGAAGCTGCCCACCTCCAGACTCAGAGGGATCTGGCATCTTTCAACTGATAGAAACCAACGCATCTACTACGACGATAGCACGCAGGTCTTGGAAAACTTTAGGGGCCGCACAAAGTTGGTGGGACAGCTAGGTCAGAGCAACTGCTCTTTAGAAATGACTAACATTCGAGATCATGACAACGGCCCTTTCTGTTTCCGGATCGAACTAGCACGAACAGAGTCTGATACATCCACCGTTGACAAGTTCTCCTTTGTGGAGAGTTGTGTCACGTTCAAAATGCTCC CTGATCCTCCGAATCCTACACTGAGTCACAAAAAGACGGCCACTCAAGATCGACCCTACACTATCACCTGTTCAGTCCGTCATACCTGCCCCTCCCATGTGCCTAAACTCACATGGAGTAGAGGCACAGCAGATGATGTAATAGAGGTCCACAAGGAAACTGGTTTTGGCTACTGGGAGGCTGAGTCCATCCTGACCATCGTTCCTAAGGAGAAGGATGATCAAAGTGATGTCACCTGTACAGCACAATTTAATGGACCGAAGACATCATCTGCAACAGTGACACTCAATGTAAAAC GTACAGAAAATTATAACCACATCATCATTCCCACGGTGGCAGTGTTTGGTACAGCCGTGATCTTTGCAGTCTTCTGCATTTTCATGGTGAAAAAATACAA GAAACACATAGCAGAGCTCCAAAATCAAGAAGACAG TGCGTGGAACAACTTCAGACTCCAGACTGTCTCGAAG